A single genomic interval of Hemibagrus wyckioides isolate EC202008001 linkage group LG13, SWU_Hwy_1.0, whole genome shotgun sequence harbors:
- the atxn7l3b gene encoding ataxin-7-like protein 3 isoform X1: MKMEETALSGMDNSKMEGIAQEILSDLVEDACLGLCFEVHRAVKQGYFFLDDTDQESMKDFEIVDQPGVDIFGQVYNQWKNKECVCPNCSRSIAASRFAPHLEKCLGMGRNSSRIANRRIASGNNTNKSESDQEDNDDVNDNDWSYGAEKKAKKRKADKNPNSPRRSKSLKHKNTKDLSSSFSFAGS; the protein is encoded by the exons ATGAAAATGGAGGAGACGGCCCTGTCCGGAATGGACAACAGCaaaatggag GGCATTGCTCAGGAGATCCTCTCCGATCTGGTGGAGGACGCATGTCTGGGGCTTTGCTTCGAAGTTCACCGGGCTGTCAAGCAAGGCTACTTCTTCCTGGACGACACGGACCAAGAGAGCATGAAGGACTTTG AAATTGTGGACCAGCCCGGAGTGGACATTTTCGGCCAGGTGTATAACCAGTGGAAgaataaggagtgtgtgtgtcccaaCTGCAGCCGGAGCATCGCCGCCTCGCGCTTCGCCCCTCATCTGGAGAAGTGCCTGGGCATGGGGCGCAACAGCAGCCGCATCGCCAACCGCAG GATAGCCAGCGGCAACAACACCAACAAATCCGAGAGCGATCAGGAGGACAACGACGACGTTAATGACAACGACTGGTCCTATGGCGCAGAAAAGAAAG CCAAGAAGAGAAAGGCAGATAAG AATCCAAATTCACCGAGACGATCCAAATcactaaaacacaaaaaca
- the atxn7l3b gene encoding ataxin-7-like protein 3 isoform X2, whose amino-acid sequence MKMEETALSGMDNSKMEGIAQEILSDLVEDACLGLCFEVHRAVKQGYFFLDDTDQESMKDFEIVDQPGVDIFGQVYNQWKNKECVCPNCSRSIAASRFAPHLEKCLGMGRNSSRIANRRIASGNNTNKSESDQEDNDDVNDNDWSYGAEKKAKKRKADKNPNSPRRSKSLKHKNTSLDPKQRPE is encoded by the exons ATGAAAATGGAGGAGACGGCCCTGTCCGGAATGGACAACAGCaaaatggag GGCATTGCTCAGGAGATCCTCTCCGATCTGGTGGAGGACGCATGTCTGGGGCTTTGCTTCGAAGTTCACCGGGCTGTCAAGCAAGGCTACTTCTTCCTGGACGACACGGACCAAGAGAGCATGAAGGACTTTG AAATTGTGGACCAGCCCGGAGTGGACATTTTCGGCCAGGTGTATAACCAGTGGAAgaataaggagtgtgtgtgtcccaaCTGCAGCCGGAGCATCGCCGCCTCGCGCTTCGCCCCTCATCTGGAGAAGTGCCTGGGCATGGGGCGCAACAGCAGCCGCATCGCCAACCGCAG GATAGCCAGCGGCAACAACACCAACAAATCCGAGAGCGATCAGGAGGACAACGACGACGTTAATGACAACGACTGGTCCTATGGCGCAGAAAAGAAAG CCAAGAAGAGAAAGGCAGATAAG AATCCAAATTCACCGAGACGATCCAAATcactaaaacacaaaaaca
- the slc4a1b gene encoding solute carrier family 4 member 1b (Diego blood group): MKNKSEQGDLQETGRWQGYNMSHDPEAGHWESSHISYLTFKSLVQLRQAMDTGVVMLDREETSLSSIMEKILDEMVEKKEIRPSDRDGVFKALTQSQSQSVETQALTSSLEIETFSVAEKKDAFEGLEASMVFVGALDFLEKPTVAFVRLKEAQVLEMSLEASTPVRFIFVLIGSARNDVDYHETGRAMSALLADQVFNQAALKAQSDKELNDAMTDFLDCSVVIPPTEIRDETMLAPVIGFQKRLLQERLHLSEPPQHHLNPKADRRSSFSKKPLPEDPLVRTGIPFGGLIKDLRRRYKHYKSDITDAMNAQVLAAVIFIYFAALSPAITFGGLLADKVDNMMGVSELMLSTAVQGVIFCLIAAQPVLVIGFSGPLLVFEEAFYGFCKSQDIEYIVGRVWIGVWLIVIVVLIVAIEGSFLVRFISRFTQEIFSILISLIFIYETFAKLGSIFKAHPLSLNYEHLNTSVVDPWHPIVTHQTTVDDSTGNVTTVTTIRYRAYPNTALLSMCLMFGCFSLAYFLRIFKNGYFLPGKVRRLMGDFGVPIAIFLMVFVDININDTYTQKLVVPKGLQVSNPAMRGWLINPMGEQKPFPTWMMFACVVPAILVFILIFLESQITTLIVSKPERKMVKGSGFHLDLLVLVCMGGFSAFFGMPWLSAATVRSVTHANALTVMSKGPKPEIEKVLEQRISGVLVALLVGLSIFMEPILKMIPIAALFGIFLYMGVTSLSGIQLWDRILLLLIPKKYHPNEPYAQRVKMSRMHMFTGIQIVCLAMLWIVKSSPLSLALPFILILTIPLRVYLSRRVFTKLEMKCLDADDAKVTFEEEPGVDVYSETQMPL, encoded by the exons ATGAAGAACAAGAGCGAGCAGGGTGACCTGCAGGAGACAGGACGATGGCAGGGTTACAACATGAGCCACGACCCCGAGGCTGGCCACTGGGAATCTTCTCACATCTCCTATCTGACCTTCAAGAGCCTGGTACAGCTCAGACAGGCAATGGACACCG GGGTGGTGATGTTGGACAGAGAAGAGACATCGCTCTCCAGCATCATGGAGAAAATCTTGGATGAGATGGTTGAGAAGAAGGAGATCAGACCCAGTGACCGTGATGGTGTTTTTAAAGCTTTAACACAGAGCCAGAG CCAATCAGTGGAGACACAGGCTCTGACATCATCTCTAGAAATTGAGACATTCTCAGTTGCAGAAAAG AAGGATGCATTTGAAGGTCTGGAGGCCTCCATGGTGTTTGTGG gagctCTGGATTTCCTGGAGAAGCCAACTGTGGCATTTGTCCGCCTGAAGGAAGCCCAAGTTCTCGAGATGTCGCTGGAGGCTTCAACTCCTGTTCGCTTCATCTTCGTGCTGATTGGATCAGCCAGAAACGACGTGGACTACCACGAGACTGGACGGGCTATGAGCGCACTTCTAGCAGATCAG GTGTTTAACCAGGCAGCGTTAAAAGCCCAGAGCGATAAAGAGCTGAACGATGCAATGACAGACTTCCTGGATTGCAGCGTGGTGATCCCGCCCACAGAGATTCGGGATGAAACCATGCTTGCGCCCGTCATTGGCTTCCAGAAGAGGCTCCTGCAGGAGAGGCTCCACCTCTCTGAACCTCCTCAGCATCACCTCAACCCCAAAGCAGATAGGAGAT CATCTTTTTCCAAAAAGCCTTTGCCAGAGGATCCGCTAGTGCGCACCGGAATACCGTTCGGAGGATTGATCAAAGATTTGAGAAGAcgctacaaacactacaaaagTGACATCACTGATGCCATGAATGCTCAAGTCCTTGCTGCTGTAATCTTCATTTACTTTGCCGCTCTCTCCCCTGCTATCACCTTCGGCGGTCTGCTAG CTGATAAAGTGGATAATATGATGGGAGTATCGGAGCTCATGCTGTCTACGGCAGTGCAAGGTGTCATTTTCTGCCTGATCGCAGCCCAGCCAGTTCTTGTCATCGGCTTCTCAGGACCGCTGCTGGTCTTCGAAGAGGCCTTCTATGGG TTCTGTAAGTCTCAGGACATCGAGTACATCGTAGGTAGAGTGTGGATCGGTGTGTGGCTCATTGTCATCGTCGTGCTAATCGTGGCAATTGAGGGCAGCTTCCTGGTGCGCTTCATCTCCCGCTTCACCCAAGAGATCTTCTCCatcctcatctccctcatcttCATCTATGAGACCTTCGCCAAACTCGGCAGT ATTTTCAAAGCCCATCCTCTTAGTCTCAACTACGAGCACTTGAACACCTCAGTTGTAGATCCTTGGCACCCCATCGTCACCCATCAAACGACTGTAGATGATTCTACAGGCAACGTCACCACAGTCACCACCATCCGTTACCGTGCCTACCCCAACACAGCACTGCTCTCCATGTGCTTGATGTTTGGCTGCTTCTCCCTCGCTTACTTCCTGCGCATATTCAAGAATGGGTACTTCCTGCCTGGCAAG gTCCGTCGTTTGATGGGAGACTTTGGTGTCCCCATCGCCATTTTCCTCATGGTTTTTGTGGATATCAACATTAATGACACCTACACACAG AAACTAGTGGTGCCTAAGGGCCTGCAGGTGTCTAACCCTGCTATGCGAGGCTGGCTCATTAACCCCATGGGCGAGCAGAAGCCCTTCCCCACCTGGATGATGTTCGCTTGTGTTGTGCCCGCCATTCTGgtcttcatcctcatcttccTTGAATCGCAGATCACTAC GTTAATTGTAAGTAAACCTGAGAGGAAGATGGTGAAAGGTTCAGGTTTCCATTTGGACCTTCTGGTTTTGGTGTGCATGGGAGGTTTTAGTGCTTTCTTCGGAATGCCGTGGCTCAGCGCCGCCACAGTTCGCTCTGTAACACACGCCAATGCTCTGACCGTCATGAGCAAAGGGCCCAAACCGGAGATCGAGAAGGTTCTGGAACAGAGGATTAGTGGTGTATTGGTGGCCCTCCTTGTCG GCCTGTCCATCTTCATGGAGCCCATTCTGAAAATGATCCCCATTGCAGCTTTGTTTGGAATCTTCCTCTACATGGGAGTCACATCTCTGAGTGGCATTCAGCTGTGGGATCGCATACTGCTGCTTCTTATACCAAAGAAGTACCACCCCAATGAACCATATGCTCAAAGA GTAAAGATGAGCAGGATGCATATGTTCACGGGCATCCAGATTGTGTGCCTTGCTATGCTGTGGATAGTGAAGTCAAGCCCGTTGTCACTTGCCCTgcccttcatcctcatcctgacCATCCCGCTGCGTGTGTACCTCAGCCGCCGTGTCTTCACCAAGCTCGAGATGAAATGC CTGGATGCTGATGATGCCAAAGTGACGTTCGAGGAGGAGCCCGGAGTGGACGTGTACTCAGAGACTCAGATGCCGTTGTAA